In Helianthus annuus cultivar XRQ/B chromosome 8, HanXRQr2.0-SUNRISE, whole genome shotgun sequence, a single genomic region encodes these proteins:
- the LOC110870528 gene encoding uncharacterized protein LOC110870528 yields MRRLLKNKFLPVNHKEDSFLEYHNLKHGSLTVEEFITLFEQQQLRCGIDEEDEQIIARFLGALRTDVSDVVSLQQYWSFSDVCLLAHRVEKQLALKGKFTTRVSTPRPITAPSNSIKTEPSKLPAQPLPVIPSSAQNQAQLCYKCHRLGHLKRECPNKQVVALIDEPKPVYDTDTDDKPEPESHLVLPDTGELLVIQRVLHTTVSDPSDDTLWLRNTIFRTKCTAKGKVCTVIIDGGSCENIVSSTMVEKLSLPLHDHPEPYPLTWLKKGNILKVTHRCLVQFSIGDKYADEVWCEVLPMDACHLLLGRPWQYDRRAKHDGFRNTYSFKKDGVNITLAPCDPRTDPGSSTLVPKSVFATLLKTEPPQVIFGLFLTEPNVDINTVPKPVQPLLTEYADVFPEEIPSGLPLMRDIQHAIDFILGASIPNKPPYRMNPT; encoded by the coding sequence ATGAGACGGttgttaaaaaataaatttttgccCGTTAATCACAAGGAGGATTCCTTTTTAGAGTACCATAATCTAAAACATGGTTCTTTAACGGTTGAGGAATTTATAACGTTGTTTGAACAACAACAATTGAGATGTGGTATTGATGAGGAAGACGAGCAGATAATTGCAAGGTTCTTGGGGGCTCTTAGAACCGATGTATCTGATGTTGTCAGCTTACAACAATATTGGTCGTTTTCGGATGTTTGTCTATTAGCACATCGGGTTGAAAAACAATTGGCATTAAAAGGCAAGTTCACCACCCGAGTATCCACCCCAAGGCCCATCACAGCCCCTTCCAATTCTATTAAAACCGAGCCCAGCAAGTTACCGGCCCAACCCCTACCCGTCATACCTTCTTCGGCCCAAAACCAAGCCCAACTTTGTTACAAGTGCCACAGGTTGGGCCACTTAAAACGGGAATGCCCCAATAAACAAGTTGTTGCCCTTATTGACGAACCCAAGCCCGTTTACGATACCGACACCGATGacaaacccgaacccgaatcCCACCTTGTCTTACCCGATACCGGTGAGCTTTTGGTCATCCAACGGGTCTTACATACCACCGTCTCTGACCCCTCGGACGACACTTTGTGGCTCCGAAACACCATTTTTCGAACAAAGTGCACAGCTAAAGGTAAAGTGTGTACTGTTATTATAGATGGCGGTAGTTGCGAAAACATTGTCTCCTCTACCATGGTCGAAAAATTGAGCTTACCTTTACACGATCACCCGGAACCCTACCCGCTCACTTGGTTAAAAAAAGGTAACATTTTGAAAGTCACACACCGTTGCCTAGTTCAGTTTTCGATCGGTGACAAGTACGCCGATGAGGTTTGGTGCGAAGTCCTTCCAATGGACGCTTGTCACCTTTTATTAGGACGACCATGGCAATACGATCGAAGGGCCAAGCATGACGGTTTTCGGAATACTTATTCGTTTAAAAAAGATGGCGTGAATATTACACTAGCTCCTTGTGACCCTCGGACAGATCCCGGCTCCTCCACTCTAGTGCCGAAGTCAGTTTTTGCCACGCTGCTTAAAACAGAACCACCCCAAGTTATTTTCGGTCTCTTTCTCACCGAACCAAATGTCGACATCAACACCGTTCCAAAACCGGTCCAGCCACTGTTAACCGAGTACGCGGATGTTTTCCCGGAAGAAATACCGTCCGGTCTTCCGTTGATGCGAGACATTCAACATGCCATCGATTTTATTCTCGGAGCTAGTATTCCCAACAAACCACCCTACCGTATGAACCCCACATAA